The Sesamum indicum cultivar Zhongzhi No. 13 linkage group LG2, S_indicum_v1.0, whole genome shotgun sequence genome contains a region encoding:
- the LOC105156700 gene encoding 60S ribosomal protein L17-2, producing MVKYSREPDNPTKSCKARGSDLRVHFKNTRETAHAIRKLPLAKAKRYLEDVLAHKQAIPFTRFCGGVGRTAQAKNRHSNGQGRWPVKSAKFILDLLKNAESNAEVKGLDVDALYISHIQVNQAQKQRRRTYRAHGRINPYMSSPCHIELILSEKEEPVKKEPESQLATSKPRKA from the exons ATG GTGAAGTACTCGAGGGAGCCCGACAACCCCACCAAAT CCTGCAAGGCCAGGGGATCCGATCTCAGAGTTCATTTCAAG AACACTAGGGAGACAGCACATGCCATCAGGAAGCTGCCTCTAGCCAAGGCCAAGAGGTATTTGGAGGATGTGCTTGCCCACAAGCAGGCCATACCTTTCACTCGCTTCTGTGGAGGTGTTGGGAGAACTGCTCAGGCAAAGAACAGACATTCTAATGGACAGGGGCGCTGGCCTGTGAAATCTGCCAAGTTTATCCTGGATTTACTCAAGAATGCTGAAAGCAATGCTGAG GTGAAAGGTTTGGATGTTGATGCTCTCTACATTTCGCACATTCAAGTAAACCAGGCCCAGAAGCAAAGGCGCCGAACATACCGTGCTCATGGAAGAATAAACC CGTACATGTCATCACCCTGCCACATTGAGTTGATTCTATCTGAAAAGGAAGAACCCGTCAAAAAGGAG CCCGAATCACAATTGGCCACAAGCAAACCCAGGAAGGCTTGA